Proteins found in one Microbacterium sp. LWS13-1.2 genomic segment:
- a CDS encoding Ku protein → MRAIWKGALTFGLVNVPVKVYSATEDHDVSLHQVHNKDGGRIRYQRVCEVDGEVVPYSDIDKAYDDGEKTVVLTKDDLASLPAEKSREIDVVEFVPSEQIDLLTLDRAYYLEPDSASPKAYVLLRKTLEQTDRTAIVRFSLRQKTRLAALRVRGEVLVLQTLLWADEVREAAFPALDESVRISAKELELSASLVESFSSDFDPEEFTDEYQQELRTLIEAKLEKGDALDTTETFGEQEEEEAGGEVIDLMAALRASVEKSRAAREGGGSKASDKKDAGADDEPAAKAPAKKPAAKSSAKKPAAKKKAS, encoded by the coding sequence GTGAGAGCGATCTGGAAGGGTGCACTGACGTTCGGACTCGTCAACGTGCCGGTGAAGGTGTACTCGGCGACAGAGGACCACGACGTCTCTCTGCATCAGGTGCACAACAAGGACGGCGGTCGCATCCGCTACCAGCGGGTGTGCGAGGTCGACGGCGAGGTGGTGCCGTACTCCGACATCGACAAGGCGTACGACGACGGCGAGAAGACGGTCGTGCTCACCAAGGACGACTTGGCGTCGCTCCCAGCGGAGAAGAGCCGCGAGATCGATGTCGTCGAGTTCGTGCCGAGCGAGCAGATCGACCTCCTGACGCTCGATCGCGCGTACTACCTCGAACCGGATTCCGCGTCGCCGAAGGCGTACGTGCTGCTGCGCAAGACGCTGGAGCAGACCGACCGGACCGCGATCGTCCGGTTCTCGCTGCGACAGAAGACCCGGCTGGCAGCCTTGCGCGTGCGCGGTGAGGTCCTCGTGCTGCAGACCCTGCTCTGGGCCGACGAGGTTCGCGAAGCGGCGTTCCCGGCGCTGGATGAGAGCGTGCGGATCTCGGCCAAGGAACTCGAGCTGTCGGCATCCCTCGTCGAGAGCTTCTCGAGCGACTTCGACCCCGAGGAGTTCACCGACGAGTACCAGCAGGAGCTGCGCACCCTCATCGAGGCGAAGCTCGAGAAGGGCGACGCGCTGGACACCACCGAGACCTTCGGCGAGCAGGAGGAAGAAGAGGCAGGCGGCGAGGTCATCGACCTCATGGCGGCGCTGCGTGCCAGCGTTGAGAAGTCCCGTGCGGCTCGCGAAGGCGGCGGATCGAAGGCGTCGGACAAGAAGGATGCCGGGGCCGACGACGAGCCGGCGGCGAAAGCACCCGCCAAGAAGCCCGCGGCGAAGTCGTCCGCGAAGAAGCCCGCCGCCAAGAAGAAGGCCTCCTGA
- a CDS encoding cation diffusion facilitator family transporter — protein MHDHAQTGIRGAGNRRLLGISLAITSTVMVVQIVGAALSGSLALFADAAHMFTDAAALVIALVASTVAARPANDRRTFGYQRAEVFGALVNAIILIVLSAWVAFEGISRLLDPGEAEIAGGLMLVIAVVGLVANAVAMWLLSAAQRHSINVRGAYLEVLGDLFGSAAVIVAAIVVITTGWDQADAIASLLIAAMIVPRAIGLLREVVSVLAESAPEGTHVTEIRDHILATPSVVAVHDVHVWQLTRGALVFTAHVVVEDAALADGRAAGILSGLQSCLSQHFDVEHSTFQLEPAGHVEHDAHA, from the coding sequence ATGCACGATCACGCGCAGACCGGGATCCGCGGGGCCGGCAACCGCCGTCTCCTCGGCATCTCGCTCGCGATCACCTCCACCGTGATGGTGGTGCAGATCGTCGGCGCGGCGCTGTCGGGATCCCTCGCGCTCTTCGCGGACGCGGCTCACATGTTCACGGATGCCGCAGCCCTCGTGATCGCGCTCGTCGCGAGCACCGTCGCCGCCCGCCCGGCCAACGACCGCCGCACGTTCGGCTATCAGCGCGCCGAGGTGTTCGGCGCCCTGGTCAACGCGATCATCCTCATCGTGCTCTCGGCGTGGGTCGCGTTCGAAGGCATCTCGCGACTGCTGGACCCCGGCGAGGCCGAGATCGCCGGCGGTCTGATGCTGGTGATCGCCGTCGTCGGGCTCGTCGCGAACGCGGTCGCCATGTGGCTGCTCAGCGCGGCGCAGCGGCACAGCATCAACGTCCGGGGTGCCTATCTGGAGGTGCTCGGCGATCTCTTCGGCTCGGCCGCCGTGATCGTCGCAGCGATCGTCGTCATCACGACGGGGTGGGATCAGGCCGACGCGATCGCGTCGCTGCTCATCGCGGCGATGATTGTGCCGCGCGCGATCGGGCTGCTCCGCGAAGTCGTGTCGGTGCTCGCCGAATCGGCCCCCGAGGGCACGCATGTCACCGAGATCCGCGACCACATCCTCGCCACCCCGAGTGTCGTCGCCGTGCACGACGTCCACGTGTGGCAGCTGACCCGCGGCGCGCTGGTGTTCACCGCCCACGTCGTGGTGGAAGACGCGGCCCTCGCCGACGGCCGGGCGGCCGGGATCCTCAGCGGGCTGCAGAGCTGCCTGTCGCAGCATTTCGACGTCGAGCACTCCACGTTCCAGCTCGAGCCCGCCGGTCACGTCGAGCACGACGCGCACGCCTGA
- a CDS encoding VTT domain-containing protein — MHAVPSALIPWLDPAAIIEWAGPWALVAVCFIVFAETGLLIGFLLPGDTLLVISGLLSHPQSYAPNGVFGISVWWVALLIGLAAFLGGEVGYYIGHKGGPAVFEKKESGLFSVKNVERTNAFFERFGGLTIILARFVPIVRTFAPVAAGVGHMNKWKYTLYNFIGAVLWGFGLTMFGYAIGFIPPVATFVENYIDLILLAAVGGTALVTLWHYFRERSKAKKAAAAGEDVVTDHSEAEALVLDPEVFDRGPEHHEDGAPKA, encoded by the coding sequence GTGCACGCTGTTCCTTCCGCGCTGATCCCCTGGCTGGATCCGGCCGCCATCATCGAATGGGCGGGCCCCTGGGCGCTCGTCGCCGTGTGCTTCATCGTCTTCGCCGAGACGGGCCTGCTCATCGGATTCCTCCTCCCGGGCGACACGCTCCTCGTCATCTCGGGCCTGCTGTCGCATCCGCAGTCGTATGCGCCGAACGGCGTGTTCGGCATCAGCGTGTGGTGGGTGGCGCTGTTGATCGGTCTCGCCGCCTTCCTCGGCGGGGAGGTGGGCTACTACATCGGCCACAAGGGCGGCCCGGCGGTCTTCGAGAAGAAGGAATCCGGTCTGTTCAGCGTCAAGAATGTCGAGCGCACGAACGCGTTCTTCGAGCGGTTCGGCGGACTGACCATCATCCTGGCCCGCTTCGTGCCGATCGTGCGCACCTTCGCCCCGGTCGCCGCGGGCGTCGGGCACATGAACAAGTGGAAGTACACGCTCTACAACTTCATCGGCGCGGTGCTGTGGGGCTTCGGCCTCACGATGTTCGGCTACGCCATCGGGTTCATCCCGCCGGTCGCCACCTTCGTCGAGAACTACATCGACCTGATCCTGCTCGCCGCGGTCGGCGGCACGGCGCTTGTGACGCTGTGGCACTACTTCCGCGAGCGCAGCAAGGCGAAGAAGGCTGCCGCGGCGGGTGAGGACGTCGTCACCGACCACAGCGAGGCCGAGGCGCTCGTGCTCGATCCCGAGGTGTTCGATCGCGGCCCCGAGCACCACGAGGATGGCGCCCCGAAGGCCTGA
- a CDS encoding ATP-dependent DNA ligase: MAGEEQLVRIGGRRLRITNLDKVLYPETGTTKGEVIDYYSRIGEVLIPHVIGRPVTRKRWPDGVGTEEDPGMVFFAKDLERGAPSWVKRMPIPHSTGTKEYPLVGDIPTLVYLAQVASLELHVPQWRFAPDGGRGPADRLVLDLDPGPGVGLPECAVVAGWARGILADMGLEPYPVTSGSKGIHLYTALPPGQSTEQASALANELARAIEADHRDLVVSSMKKSERHGKVLIDWSQNNGSKTTIAPYSLRGRAHPTVAAPRTWDELADPQLRHLDFTEVLERIESIGDPMAALGFHAGGREAESGPLSAYISKRSAQRTPEPVPANPLGATPSGDRPRFVIQEHHASRLHWDFRLERDGVLVSWAVPRGVPHSYKRNNLAVMTEDHPMEYASFEGTIPAGEYGGGTVTIWDDGRYDLEKWRDDEIIATLEGRPGGPLGRVRLALIRTEGEGEKSSWLLHRMKTDADGRPQPDGTVVEPTPQADEPHSPAQRAASRSPRRSEEPPRKGHVSSGSHTTTEPDVNSSSHTTTEPHVNSGSPTSIEPRSGPDSLPQSRVNRKFNDVSQSVSTVPMADLRPMLASPATPGTARAAARAWAAKDGTGETWVEMKWDGIRAVGVWDGHRLRLFARSGNEVTHRYPELTAVDAGLGDEHAVLDGELVALEPDGRPSFPLLQTRMNLERAGDIAREARRTPVRYYLFDVLSHDGDDLADLPLRERRDVLEAVAAASVDAIVIPPVFDDVDAALDTSIQLRLEGIVVKDPGSRYLRGGRSESWLKVKITRTQEVVIAGIRPGKGGRSNTFGSLLLGIPDEAGLRYAGRVGSGFSDSTLATLMKKLLPLRTDANPLVGVPPLDARDALWVRPALVGEVEYGEFTPGGILRHPRWRGLRPDKSPDEVRRED; encoded by the coding sequence ATGGCGGGAGAGGAGCAGCTCGTGCGCATCGGCGGCCGGCGCCTGCGCATCACCAACCTCGACAAGGTGCTCTATCCCGAGACGGGCACCACCAAGGGCGAGGTCATCGACTACTACTCGCGCATCGGCGAGGTGCTGATCCCCCACGTCATCGGGCGTCCCGTGACCCGCAAACGCTGGCCGGACGGCGTCGGCACCGAGGAAGACCCCGGCATGGTCTTCTTCGCGAAGGACCTCGAGCGCGGTGCTCCGTCGTGGGTGAAGCGGATGCCGATCCCCCACTCCACCGGCACCAAGGAGTATCCGCTGGTCGGCGACATCCCGACGCTCGTCTACCTCGCGCAGGTGGCGAGCCTCGAGCTGCACGTGCCGCAGTGGCGCTTCGCGCCCGACGGCGGACGTGGGCCCGCCGACCGCCTCGTGCTCGACCTCGATCCCGGCCCCGGCGTGGGCCTGCCGGAGTGCGCCGTGGTCGCCGGCTGGGCACGCGGCATCCTGGCCGACATGGGACTCGAGCCGTACCCGGTCACCAGCGGCAGCAAGGGCATCCACCTGTACACCGCGCTGCCGCCCGGCCAGTCGACCGAGCAGGCGTCCGCGCTCGCGAACGAGCTCGCCCGCGCGATCGAGGCGGATCACCGCGACCTCGTCGTCAGCAGCATGAAGAAGAGCGAGCGCCACGGCAAGGTGCTCATCGACTGGAGCCAGAACAACGGGTCGAAGACGACGATCGCGCCGTACTCGCTGCGTGGCCGCGCACACCCCACGGTCGCCGCGCCGCGCACGTGGGACGAGCTCGCCGACCCGCAGCTGCGCCACCTCGATTTCACGGAGGTGCTCGAGCGGATCGAGTCCATCGGCGATCCGATGGCGGCGCTCGGCTTCCACGCCGGCGGGCGCGAGGCCGAGTCCGGACCCCTGTCGGCCTACATCTCCAAGCGGAGCGCGCAGCGCACCCCCGAGCCGGTGCCCGCCAATCCGCTGGGGGCCACCCCGTCGGGTGATCGGCCGCGCTTCGTGATTCAGGAGCATCACGCGAGCCGCCTGCACTGGGACTTCAGGCTCGAGCGCGACGGCGTGCTGGTGAGCTGGGCGGTCCCCCGCGGTGTCCCGCATTCGTACAAGCGGAACAACCTCGCCGTCATGACCGAGGATCACCCGATGGAGTACGCGAGCTTCGAGGGCACGATCCCCGCGGGTGAGTACGGTGGCGGCACCGTGACGATCTGGGACGACGGCCGCTACGACCTCGAGAAGTGGCGCGACGACGAGATCATCGCGACCCTCGAGGGGCGGCCGGGCGGGCCGCTCGGACGCGTACGTCTCGCGCTCATCCGCACCGAGGGCGAGGGCGAGAAGTCGAGCTGGCTGCTGCACCGGATGAAGACGGATGCCGACGGCCGGCCGCAGCCGGACGGCACCGTCGTGGAGCCCACTCCCCAAGCCGACGAGCCCCACAGCCCGGCGCAGCGAGCGGCGTCCCGGTCCCCGCGCCGAAGCGAGGAGCCTCCCCGAAAAGGGCATGTGAGTTCCGGTTCACACACCACCACCGAACCCGACGTGAACTCCAGTTCACACACCACCACCGAACCCCACGTGAATTCCGGTTCACCCACCAGCATCGAACCCCGGTCAGGCCCCGATTCCCTGCCTCAGTCCCGTGTGAACCGGAAGTTCAATGACGTTTCGCAGAGTGTGTCGACTGTCCCGATGGCCGACCTCCGGCCGATGCTCGCCTCGCCCGCGACTCCGGGAACGGCTCGTGCGGCGGCCCGTGCGTGGGCTGCGAAAGACGGCACCGGCGAGACCTGGGTCGAGATGAAATGGGACGGGATCCGCGCCGTCGGCGTGTGGGACGGCCATCGGCTGCGGCTCTTCGCGCGCAGCGGCAACGAGGTGACCCATCGGTATCCCGAGCTGACGGCGGTGGACGCCGGCCTCGGCGACGAGCACGCCGTGCTCGATGGCGAGCTGGTCGCGCTCGAGCCCGATGGTCGTCCCAGCTTTCCGCTGCTGCAGACGCGCATGAACCTCGAGCGCGCGGGCGACATCGCCCGAGAAGCCCGACGGACGCCCGTGCGCTACTATCTGTTCGACGTCCTCTCGCACGACGGCGACGACCTCGCCGACCTTCCGCTGCGCGAACGGCGCGACGTGCTCGAAGCGGTGGCGGCGGCATCCGTCGACGCGATCGTTATCCCGCCGGTGTTCGACGACGTCGATGCGGCGCTCGACACGAGCATCCAACTGCGACTCGAGGGGATCGTCGTCAAGGATCCCGGCTCGCGGTACCTGCGCGGAGGCAGGTCCGAGTCATGGCTGAAGGTCAAGATCACCCGCACGCAGGAGGTGGTGATCGCGGGCATCCGCCCCGGGAAAGGCGGTCGCAGCAACACCTTCGGGTCTTTGCTGCTCGGCATCCCGGACGAGGCGGGGCTGCGCTATGCGGGTCGCGTCGGCTCCGGCTTCAGCGACTCGACCCTCGCGACCCTCATGAAGAAGCTGCTGCCGCTGCGCACCGACGCCAACCCGCTCGTGGGCGTGCCGCCGCTCGATGCCCGCGATGCCCTGTGGGTCCGGCCGGCGCTCGTCGGCGAAGTCGAGTACGGCGAGTTCACCCCCGGCGGCATCCTCCGCCACCCACGGTGGCGCGGCCTCCGCCCCGACAAGAGCCCCGACGAGGTGCGGCGCGAGGACTGA
- a CDS encoding type II secretion system F family protein: MTFVWGAVLAAGVLLVLSPWLWPADFRRRPGTARRGRIARLLEDAGMSRTSVASVAVVAGVCAVVAAAIAWLVAPVAALALVAAVAGAIAPFAWLRARRSKLLRTRRGLWPDVCDLLIASVRAGMSLPDAVASLADSAPAELRPAFAGFARDMSASGHFDSSIQRLKISLADPVADRIVETLRMARQVGGTELTSVLRALAGSVRADAALRAEVESRQSWIRGAAVLGVVAPWVILALLAMRPEGARAYGSPGGIVLILVGAAVSLVAYRLMIRLGRLPEPRRWFG; encoded by the coding sequence GTGACGTTCGTCTGGGGTGCAGTGCTGGCAGCCGGGGTCCTGCTGGTGCTGTCACCGTGGCTGTGGCCCGCGGACTTCCGCCGTCGCCCCGGCACGGCCCGCCGCGGCCGGATCGCCCGCCTGCTCGAAGACGCGGGAATGTCCCGCACATCGGTCGCCTCGGTCGCGGTGGTGGCGGGTGTGTGCGCTGTGGTCGCGGCCGCGATCGCGTGGCTCGTGGCACCGGTGGCCGCGCTGGCCCTCGTTGCGGCAGTCGCGGGAGCGATCGCCCCGTTCGCGTGGCTGCGTGCGCGGCGTTCGAAGCTCCTGCGCACGCGGCGCGGGCTCTGGCCCGACGTGTGCGATCTGCTCATCGCTTCGGTGCGGGCGGGGATGTCGCTTCCTGACGCGGTGGCGAGCCTCGCCGATTCCGCACCCGCCGAGCTGCGGCCGGCATTCGCCGGGTTCGCCCGCGACATGTCGGCGTCGGGTCACTTCGACTCCAGCATCCAGCGGCTCAAGATCAGCCTCGCCGATCCCGTCGCCGACCGCATCGTCGAAACGCTGCGGATGGCACGGCAGGTGGGCGGCACCGAGCTCACCTCGGTGCTGCGGGCGCTTGCCGGCTCGGTGCGCGCGGACGCGGCCCTGCGTGCCGAAGTCGAATCGCGGCAGTCGTGGATCCGCGGAGCGGCGGTGCTCGGTGTGGTCGCACCCTGGGTGATCCTGGCCCTGCTGGCGATGCGTCCGGAGGGAGCCCGCGCGTACGGCAGCCCCGGCGGCATCGTGCTGATCCTTGTCGGTGCGGCGGTGTCTCTGGTCGCGTACCGGCTCATGATCCGGCTGGGGCGCCTTCCCGAACCGCGGAGGTGGTTCGGGTGA
- the rdgB gene encoding RdgB/HAM1 family non-canonical purine NTP pyrophosphatase — MNQIVLATHNRHKVEEFQAIVAATRPDLVVVAYDGPEPVEDGVTFAENALIKARAAAEHTGLPALADDSGICVDVLGGAPGVFSAYWAGHAKDAAANLNLLLDQLSDIPDPHRTAQFVSTIAFVVPGDASRESVVEGVWPGRLATAASGEGGFGYDPIFIPDGQGADTERTVGEWTSLEKNTASHRARAFAALAPLLAEL; from the coding sequence GTGAACCAGATCGTGCTCGCGACCCACAACCGTCACAAGGTCGAGGAGTTCCAGGCGATCGTGGCGGCCACGCGCCCGGACCTCGTCGTGGTCGCCTACGACGGCCCCGAGCCGGTCGAGGACGGCGTCACCTTCGCCGAGAACGCGCTCATCAAGGCCCGCGCGGCGGCCGAGCACACCGGCCTTCCCGCGCTCGCGGACGATTCCGGCATCTGCGTCGACGTGCTCGGCGGTGCGCCCGGCGTGTTCTCCGCCTACTGGGCAGGGCACGCGAAGGATGCCGCGGCGAACCTCAACCTGCTGCTGGACCAGCTCTCCGACATCCCGGATCCGCACCGCACGGCGCAGTTCGTCTCGACGATCGCGTTCGTCGTGCCCGGCGACGCGTCACGCGAGAGCGTCGTGGAGGGCGTATGGCCCGGACGCCTCGCCACGGCGGCATCGGGTGAGGGCGGCTTCGGCTACGACCCGATCTTCATCCCGGACGGCCAGGGGGCCGACACCGAGCGGACCGTCGGCGAGTGGACTTCGCTCGAGAAGAACACCGCATCCCACCGCGCACGCGCGTTCGCGGCGCTCGCACCGCTGCTCGCGGAGCTGTGA
- a CDS encoding PLDc N-terminal domain-containing protein, translating to MTKTELAPAAKAGLGVLGLVQVAFAFLAFWDLSHRDADDVRGPKAAWIPAILVNWIGPASYFLFGIRR from the coding sequence ATGACCAAGACGGAACTGGCCCCGGCGGCGAAGGCGGGCCTGGGCGTTCTGGGCCTCGTGCAGGTGGCGTTCGCGTTCCTGGCGTTCTGGGATCTCTCCCACCGAGACGCGGACGACGTGCGCGGACCGAAGGCGGCGTGGATCCCCGCGATCCTCGTGAACTGGATCGGACCGGCGAGCTACTTCCTGTTCGGCATCCGCCGCTGA
- the murI gene encoding glutamate racemase, which yields MNDAPIGIFDSGVGGLTVARAVSALLPQESILYIGDTARSPYGPKPIADVRRYALEVLDELVAQGVKMLVIACNTASAAMLRDARERYDVPVVEVINPAVRTAMSTTRNGRVGVIGTAGTISSGAYQDMLGVNEQLTVFAQACPRFVEFVEAGVTGSPEVLAVAEEYLAPLRHAGVDTLVLGCTHYPFLEGAISYVMGPDVSLVSSDTETAKDVYRQLVSRDLLAGSDAEPQHVYEATGASADEFLRLAHRLMGREVSSVRLVQTGAIDLPTRLG from the coding sequence GTGAACGACGCGCCGATCGGAATCTTCGACTCCGGAGTCGGCGGTCTCACCGTCGCACGGGCCGTCTCGGCGCTGCTTCCCCAGGAGTCGATCCTCTACATCGGCGACACGGCGCGTTCGCCGTACGGCCCGAAGCCGATCGCGGACGTCCGCCGCTACGCGCTCGAGGTGCTCGACGAGCTGGTGGCGCAGGGCGTGAAGATGCTCGTCATCGCCTGCAACACCGCGTCGGCCGCCATGCTGCGCGACGCCCGCGAGCGGTACGACGTGCCGGTCGTCGAGGTGATCAACCCCGCGGTGCGCACCGCGATGTCGACGACCCGCAACGGCCGTGTCGGCGTCATCGGCACGGCCGGCACGATCTCGTCGGGGGCGTACCAGGACATGCTCGGCGTCAACGAGCAGCTGACGGTGTTCGCCCAGGCGTGCCCCCGTTTCGTGGAGTTCGTCGAGGCCGGCGTCACCGGCTCGCCCGAGGTGCTCGCGGTCGCCGAGGAGTACCTCGCACCGCTCCGCCACGCCGGCGTCGACACCCTCGTCCTCGGCTGCACGCACTACCCGTTCCTCGAGGGCGCGATCAGTTATGTGATGGGACCCGACGTGAGTCTCGTGTCGAGCGACACCGAGACCGCGAAGGACGTCTACCGTCAGCTGGTCTCCCGTGACCTGCTCGCGGGTTCGGATGCCGAGCCCCAGCACGTCTACGAAGCCACCGGCGCGTCCGCCGACGAGTTCCTGCGCCTCGCGCACCGGCTGATGGGCCGCGAGGTCAGCTCCGTGCGACTGGTCCAGACCGGCGCCATCGATCTGCCGACGCGCCTCGGCTGA
- a CDS encoding type II secretion system F family protein, with protein MIATGMSDLAFAVVLGTALGVGVCLLISLAPRWGAPSLARRIAPYIRDVTDPRGLDVVAPGGGSPFTWSAFARGRLARLAGGDAILARRLHRAAWTIDAARFRSRQLGWAIAGLGVGGGVVVVLMLAGRGSPVLGLLPPVAAVAAALGYDAWLTHAAQARAARIEEELPTVLEFLALCLSAGEGILDSLRRVSEVGAGELTSELRGVVIAVGTGSPLSESLTRLAAGLEIPALTRAIDQLVAAIERGAPLAHVLQAQALDAREDAKRALIERAGRKEIYMLFPLVFLILPLSVLFAVFPGIFMLRLGLG; from the coding sequence GTGATCGCCACCGGGATGAGCGACCTCGCCTTCGCCGTCGTGCTCGGCACCGCCCTCGGGGTGGGCGTGTGCCTGCTGATCTCGCTCGCGCCGCGATGGGGCGCGCCGAGCCTGGCCCGACGGATCGCGCCGTACATCCGCGATGTGACAGACCCACGCGGTCTCGATGTCGTGGCACCGGGCGGCGGATCTCCGTTCACCTGGTCCGCGTTCGCGCGCGGGCGGCTTGCGCGTCTGGCCGGCGGTGACGCAATCCTGGCACGACGCCTGCACCGCGCAGCCTGGACGATCGATGCCGCACGATTCCGCAGTCGTCAGCTCGGCTGGGCGATCGCGGGCCTCGGGGTCGGCGGCGGTGTCGTGGTCGTCCTGATGCTCGCCGGACGCGGATCACCCGTCCTCGGCCTCCTGCCGCCCGTCGCGGCGGTCGCGGCCGCGCTCGGCTACGACGCCTGGCTCACTCACGCCGCTCAGGCGCGCGCCGCGCGGATCGAGGAGGAGCTCCCCACGGTGCTGGAGTTCCTCGCGCTCTGCCTGTCGGCAGGCGAGGGCATCCTGGACTCGCTCCGGCGTGTGAGCGAGGTCGGCGCGGGGGAGCTCACCAGCGAGCTGCGGGGAGTCGTGATCGCCGTCGGCACGGGTTCGCCGCTGTCGGAATCGCTGACGCGGCTGGCTGCGGGACTCGAGATCCCGGCGCTGACCCGTGCCATCGACCAGCTCGTCGCCGCCATCGAACGCGGCGCCCCGCTGGCGCATGTGCTTCAGGCGCAGGCGCTCGACGCGCGTGAGGACGCCAAGCGCGCGCTCATCGAACGCGCGGGCCGGAAGGAGATCTACATGCTCTTTCCACTCGTGTTCCTGATCCTGCCGCTGAGCGTCCTGTTCGCGGTGTTCCCCGGGATCTTCATGCTTCGACTCGGACTCGGCTGA
- the rph gene encoding ribonuclease PH — protein sequence MTDITRADGRTIDQLRPITIERGWSSQAEGSALISFGNTKVLCTASFTNGVPRWLNGKGKGWITAEYAMLPRATNDRNDRESVKGKIGGRTHEISRLIGRALRAVVDTKALGENTIVIDCDVLQADGGTRTAAITGAYVALADAIEWGRRKKFIGQKSQVLFDSVSAVSVGIIDGEPMLDLAYVEDVRAETDMNIVVTGRGLFVEVQGTAEGAPFDKRELDALLELGVNGCADLRTHQLAALGEGTAEGAA from the coding sequence ATGACCGATATCACCCGTGCCGACGGCCGCACCATCGACCAGCTGCGTCCCATCACGATCGAGCGGGGCTGGTCGAGCCAGGCCGAGGGTTCGGCGCTCATCTCGTTCGGGAACACGAAGGTGCTCTGCACAGCGTCGTTCACGAACGGCGTGCCGCGATGGCTCAACGGCAAGGGCAAGGGCTGGATCACCGCCGAGTACGCGATGCTGCCGCGCGCCACGAACGACCGCAACGACCGCGAGAGCGTCAAGGGCAAGATCGGCGGCCGCACCCACGAGATCTCCCGGCTGATCGGCCGCGCTCTCCGCGCCGTCGTCGACACGAAGGCACTCGGTGAGAACACCATCGTCATCGACTGCGACGTCCTGCAGGCCGACGGCGGAACGCGCACGGCCGCGATCACCGGCGCGTACGTGGCGCTCGCCGACGCCATCGAGTGGGGCCGCCGCAAGAAGTTCATCGGCCAGAAGTCGCAGGTGCTCTTCGACTCGGTGTCGGCCGTGTCGGTCGGCATCATCGACGGCGAGCCGATGCTGGACCTGGCGTACGTCGAGGATGTCCGTGCCGAGACCGACATGAACATCGTGGTGACCGGCCGCGGACTGTTCGTCGAGGTGCAGGGCACCGCCGAGGGTGCGCCGTTCGACAAGCGGGAGCTCGACGCCCTCCTCGAACTCGGCGTCAACGGCTGCGCGGATCTGCGCACCCACCAGCTCGCCGCGCTCGGCGAGGGAACGGCCGAGGGCGCGGCGTGA
- a CDS encoding ATPase, T2SS/T4P/T4SS family encodes MTSSSAPVATLVAERVRERLRAERSDPTRDPEFAAQVARAEVRRHNDFALARGLAPVDDETACVREVLAAVAGFGPLQAYLDDPTVEEVWINAPDRIFVARAGVAERVPLMLTDTAVRDLVERMLQSSGRRVDLSQPFVDASLPDGSRLHVVIPDITRRHWAVNIRKFLPAYRDLGRLVAAGSIAPRAAALLRDAMIAGQSVLVSGATHAGKTTLLGALIAACPPEHRVVTVEETFELAVAAPDLVSLQGRQPSLEGTGEVTLRRLVKEALRMRPDRLVVGEVRDAEALDLLLALNTGVPGAATIHANSAREALGKLAALPLLAGRNIDASFVQPAVAASVHLVAHCERDAGGARRVVEIVAPTGVADSVITARTLYRADAP; translated from the coding sequence GTGACCTCCTCGAGCGCTCCCGTCGCGACCCTCGTGGCCGAGCGGGTGCGCGAGAGACTGCGCGCCGAACGGTCGGATCCGACCCGCGACCCGGAGTTCGCGGCGCAGGTCGCGCGCGCCGAGGTGCGCCGGCACAACGACTTCGCCCTGGCGCGCGGGCTGGCGCCGGTCGACGACGAGACGGCCTGCGTGCGGGAGGTGCTCGCCGCCGTCGCCGGGTTCGGCCCGCTGCAGGCGTACCTCGACGATCCGACCGTCGAGGAGGTCTGGATCAATGCTCCTGATCGTATCTTCGTGGCGCGGGCGGGAGTCGCAGAGCGGGTGCCGCTGATGCTGACCGACACCGCCGTGCGGGACCTCGTCGAGCGGATGCTGCAGTCCAGTGGTCGGCGCGTCGATCTGAGCCAGCCCTTCGTCGACGCCTCGCTGCCCGATGGCAGCCGCCTGCACGTCGTCATCCCTGACATCACGCGGCGCCACTGGGCGGTCAACATCCGCAAGTTCCTGCCGGCGTACCGCGACCTCGGTCGCCTGGTCGCCGCGGGATCGATCGCTCCCCGGGCCGCCGCCCTGCTGCGCGATGCGATGATCGCCGGGCAGTCGGTCCTCGTCTCGGGTGCGACGCACGCGGGCAAGACGACGCTGCTGGGCGCGCTCATCGCGGCGTGCCCGCCGGAGCATCGCGTCGTGACGGTGGAGGAGACGTTCGAGCTCGCCGTCGCGGCACCCGACCTCGTCTCGCTGCAGGGACGCCAGCCCAGCCTCGAAGGGACGGGCGAAGTCACGCTGCGGCGTCTCGTCAAAGAGGCGCTTCGCATGCGTCCCGACCGTCTGGTCGTCGGAGAGGTGCGCGACGCCGAGGCGCTCGACCTCCTGCTGGCGCTCAACACCGGCGTGCCTGGTGCGGCGACCATCCACGCGAACTCGGCACGCGAGGCGCTCGGCAAGCTCGCCGCGCTGCCGCTGCTCGCGGGGCGCAACATCGACGCGAGCTTCGTGCAGCCGGCGGTCGCGGCATCCGTCCACCTCGTCGCGCACTGCGAGCGGGACGCCGGGGGCGCGCGGCGCGTCGTGGAGATCGTGGCACCTACCGGTGTGGCGGACTCCGTCATTACGGCTCGCACGCTCTACCGGGCGGACGCCCCGTGA